A section of the Microbulbifer pacificus genome encodes:
- the mraY gene encoding phospho-N-acetylmuramoyl-pentapeptide-transferase, with the protein MLLWLAELLQNYVKGFSLFNYLTVRAILSALTALGISLLVGPRMITWLNRLQVGQAVRDDGPQSHLSKSGTPTMGGTLILAAIFSSSLLWSDLSNRLVWVTLLVTFVFGAVGFVDDYKKVVEKNSRGLIARWKYFWQSVAGLGAAIYLFMTATSPAETQLFVPFFKDVAINLGPVSFILLTYFVVVGSSNAVNLTDGLDGLAIMPSVMVGGALGVIAYLVGHVEFATYLHIPSISGAGELAVFCAALGGAGLGFLWFNTYPAQVFMGDVGALALGAALGIIAVITRHEIVLFIMGGVFVMETVSVILQVASFKLTGKRIFRMAPLHHHFELKGWPEPRVIVRFWIITVVLVLAGLATLKIR; encoded by the coding sequence ATGCTGCTTTGGCTGGCTGAACTCTTACAGAACTATGTGAAGGGCTTTTCGCTGTTCAACTACCTTACCGTACGCGCGATTCTGAGCGCGCTGACGGCGCTGGGTATTTCCCTGCTGGTAGGCCCGCGCATGATCACCTGGCTCAATCGGCTGCAGGTGGGACAGGCGGTGCGCGACGATGGCCCCCAATCCCATCTGAGTAAATCAGGTACACCCACTATGGGTGGTACGCTGATTCTCGCCGCGATCTTTTCCTCGTCGCTGCTGTGGTCCGATCTCAGTAACCGGCTGGTGTGGGTGACTCTGCTGGTAACTTTCGTGTTCGGCGCCGTGGGTTTCGTGGACGACTACAAGAAAGTGGTGGAGAAAAACTCTCGTGGCCTGATCGCACGCTGGAAATATTTCTGGCAGTCGGTCGCCGGCCTTGGTGCGGCGATTTACCTCTTTATGACGGCCACTTCGCCGGCAGAGACCCAATTGTTCGTGCCTTTCTTCAAGGATGTGGCGATCAATCTGGGACCGGTTTCCTTCATTCTGCTGACTTATTTCGTGGTGGTGGGCTCCAGTAACGCCGTCAACCTTACTGATGGCCTAGACGGTCTCGCCATCATGCCGTCTGTCATGGTCGGCGGTGCGCTCGGCGTGATCGCCTATCTGGTGGGACATGTGGAGTTCGCTACCTACTTGCATATTCCGTCCATTTCCGGTGCCGGCGAGCTGGCGGTGTTCTGTGCCGCCCTGGGTGGGGCCGGGCTCGGGTTCCTGTGGTTCAACACCTATCCCGCGCAGGTATTTATGGGGGATGTGGGTGCACTGGCGCTGGGTGCGGCACTGGGCATTATCGCGGTGATCACCCGTCACGAAATCGTGCTGTTCATCATGGGCGGGGTGTTCGTGATGGAAACCGTGTCCGTAATCCTGCAAGTGGCATCATTCAAACTGACGGGCAAACGTATTTTCCGTATGGCGCCACTGCACCACCATTTTGAACTGAAAGGCTGGCCGGAGCCGCGGGTGATTGTGCGCTTCTGGATCATTACCGTGGTCCTGGTGCTGGCTGGCCTGGCGACCCTGAAGATTCGCTAA
- a CDS encoding UDP-N-acetylmuramoyl-tripeptide--D-alanyl-D-alanine ligase, producing MIAPISLQQLQQRFGGELINGSVTFDAVCTDTRKLGAGALFVALRGETFDAHDFLADIDGKVLGVVTEKAIVDSSLPQWLVADTTIALGQIGRLCREQFDGPVIGITGSCGKTTVKEMLASIFGQHHRVCVTRGNLNNHFGVPMTLFSLAPQHQVLIVEMGASGPNEIGYLCGIAKPGITAVNNVMPAHVEGFGSVDGIATAKGQIYTSLEPGAVAVLNADDNYADYWRGEMPEGVRTLEVGFGHQCAVHADNIELDARGCASFDLVVEGVTHPVQLQLLGEHNVHNALVAAGCAYAAGLPVVEIATGLSALAGVGGRMQSLSGKDGAVVIDDSYNANPGSVSAAIELLAQRTGKKILVLGDMAELGPEADKAHRDMGKLARERGIDQLFTLGTLSAAASIEFAAGRQHVQRNFSEREALIQALAPELDGNTTVLVKGSRSARMELVVQALTNGNH from the coding sequence ATGATCGCCCCCATTTCCCTGCAACAACTGCAACAGCGTTTCGGCGGCGAGCTGATCAACGGCTCGGTAACCTTTGATGCCGTATGTACCGATACCCGCAAGCTGGGCGCGGGTGCGCTGTTTGTTGCACTGCGGGGAGAGACCTTCGACGCGCACGATTTTCTCGCGGACATCGACGGCAAGGTGCTGGGCGTGGTTACCGAAAAGGCCATCGTGGATTCATCACTGCCGCAGTGGCTGGTGGCGGACACCACGATTGCCCTGGGGCAGATCGGGCGTCTGTGTCGCGAACAGTTTGATGGCCCGGTGATCGGCATCACCGGTTCCTGTGGCAAAACCACGGTAAAGGAAATGCTGGCGTCGATCTTTGGTCAGCATCACCGCGTGTGCGTCACCCGCGGCAACCTGAACAATCACTTCGGCGTACCCATGACCCTGTTTTCCCTCGCGCCGCAGCACCAGGTGCTGATCGTGGAAATGGGCGCGAGCGGTCCGAATGAAATCGGTTATCTGTGTGGCATTGCCAAACCGGGGATTACCGCGGTCAACAACGTAATGCCCGCGCATGTGGAAGGGTTTGGCTCCGTCGATGGCATCGCCACCGCCAAGGGCCAGATCTACACCAGTCTCGAACCGGGCGCGGTGGCGGTACTGAACGCGGACGACAACTACGCGGACTACTGGCGCGGCGAAATGCCGGAAGGTGTGCGCACGCTGGAAGTTGGCTTTGGTCACCAGTGCGCGGTGCACGCGGACAATATTGAACTCGATGCGCGCGGTTGTGCGTCCTTCGATCTGGTGGTGGAAGGTGTGACCCATCCGGTGCAGCTGCAACTGCTTGGTGAACACAATGTTCACAACGCGTTGGTTGCCGCCGGTTGCGCCTACGCCGCCGGTCTGCCGGTTGTCGAAATTGCCACGGGCCTCAGTGCGCTGGCCGGTGTCGGCGGTCGTATGCAGTCGCTCAGCGGAAAAGACGGCGCGGTGGTGATCGACGACAGCTACAACGCCAATCCGGGTTCTGTCAGCGCCGCCATAGAGCTGCTGGCGCAGCGCACTGGCAAGAAAATTCTGGTGTTGGGAGATATGGCGGAGCTGGGTCCGGAGGCGGATAAGGCCCACCGCGATATGGGCAAGCTGGCGCGGGAGCGCGGTATTGATCAGCTGTTTACCCTCGGCACCCTGAGTGCCGCCGCGAGTATCGAATTTGCCGCTGGTCGGCAACATGTACAACGGAATTTTTCCGAGCGCGAAGCCCTGATACAGGCGCTGGCGCCGGAACTGGATGGAAACACCACTGTGCTGGTGAAAGGTTCCCGCAGTGCGCGCATGGAACTGGTAGTGCAGGCACTCACCAACGGGAATCATTAA
- a CDS encoding UDP-N-acetylmuramoyl-L-alanyl-D-glutamate--2,6-diaminopimelate ligase, with protein sequence MQDRTATLSALVPGYAGIPDIQVTGVALDSRQVKTGDVFMALRGTQVDGRQYIDAAIARGAAAVLADGETLGSEERNGVQVITVPGLAARVGEIAARFYGHPTESMYLVGVTGTNGKSTCAFLTSQLLARHFGSAAVMGTIGNGVWKDGTISLEETGLTTPDPVRLQADYAAFYAQGARAAAMEVSSHSLSQGRVHGLVFDTAVFTNLTRDHLDYHGNMAAYGAAKEKLFGLPKLKRGIINIDDPFGAQMVERCKLRGVKVITYGLQAGDVQVRNLKRLDSGFSVHLITPWGEGELHAPLIGDFNIHNALAVVAAAAAAGMPLADILAAFPHILPVPGRMERVSIREDGAEDVSVLVDYAHTPDALRAALEAARPYCRGKLWCVFGCGGDRDTGKRAPMGRIASELADFTVVTSDNPRSEDPQSIIDGILEGIDGGASGEGCTVKVDRAEAIRHAITHAAAGDTVLIAGKGHEDYQLIAGQKLHFCDREQAAAALARRATGEVEASRQ encoded by the coding sequence ATGCAAGATCGCACCGCCACCCTGTCCGCCCTGGTACCGGGGTACGCGGGCATACCCGATATTCAGGTCACCGGTGTGGCCCTGGACAGCCGCCAGGTCAAAACCGGCGACGTATTTATGGCGCTGCGCGGCACCCAGGTGGACGGCCGCCAGTACATCGATGCCGCCATCGCACGGGGCGCCGCCGCAGTGCTGGCCGATGGGGAAACTCTCGGCAGCGAAGAACGCAACGGCGTTCAGGTAATTACCGTGCCTGGTCTCGCCGCGCGGGTGGGCGAAATCGCCGCGCGTTTTTACGGCCACCCGACCGAGTCCATGTATCTGGTGGGTGTGACCGGTACCAATGGTAAGTCCACCTGTGCTTTCCTGACCTCGCAACTGCTGGCGCGCCATTTCGGCAGCGCCGCGGTGATGGGCACCATCGGCAATGGGGTGTGGAAAGACGGAACAATCAGCCTGGAAGAAACCGGGCTGACCACGCCCGATCCCGTGCGCCTGCAGGCGGATTACGCCGCGTTCTACGCGCAGGGCGCACGCGCGGCGGCGATGGAGGTTTCGTCCCATTCCCTGTCGCAGGGACGGGTGCACGGACTGGTATTCGATACCGCAGTATTTACCAACCTCACCCGCGATCATCTGGATTACCACGGCAACATGGCCGCCTACGGTGCTGCCAAGGAAAAGCTCTTCGGACTGCCGAAACTGAAGCGCGGCATCATCAATATCGACGATCCCTTTGGCGCGCAGATGGTGGAGCGCTGCAAGTTGCGCGGAGTGAAGGTCATTACCTATGGCCTGCAGGCGGGCGACGTGCAGGTACGCAACCTGAAGCGCCTCGACAGCGGCTTCTCGGTACACCTGATTACCCCCTGGGGCGAGGGCGAGCTGCACGCGCCATTGATCGGCGACTTCAATATTCACAATGCACTGGCGGTTGTCGCTGCGGCGGCCGCTGCGGGTATGCCGCTTGCGGATATTCTCGCGGCGTTTCCGCACATCCTGCCGGTGCCCGGTCGCATGGAGCGGGTCTCTATCCGTGAAGATGGCGCCGAAGATGTCAGCGTGCTGGTGGACTACGCCCACACGCCGGATGCACTGCGCGCGGCTCTGGAAGCGGCGCGTCCCTACTGCCGCGGCAAGCTCTGGTGTGTGTTCGGCTGCGGCGGCGATCGCGATACCGGCAAGCGCGCTCCCATGGGGCGGATTGCTTCGGAACTTGCAGATTTCACCGTCGTCACCAGCGACAATCCGCGCAGTGAGGATCCGCAGTCGATCATCGACGGCATTCTCGAAGGTATCGACGGCGGTGCCAGCGGCGAGGGCTGCACGGTAAAAGTGGATCGCGCCGAGGCCATCCGCCATGCGATTACCCATGCTGCCGCTGGCGACACCGTGCTGATCGCCGGCAAGGGCCACGAGGACTACCAGCTGATCGCCGGCCAGAAACTGCATTTCTGCGATCGTGAACAGGCTGCAGCCGCGCTCGCACGGCGGGCCACCGGAGAAGTGGAGGCCAGTCGCCAATGA
- a CDS encoding peptidoglycan D,D-transpeptidase FtsI family protein: protein MGAVKKQQPQPGIARWRFALVAGMLCLLAVALVVHLAGLQVLPEQDKGYRFLQDQGRARTIRTEEIAAYRGSIVDRNGELLAVSTPVQTIWANPQLLKEASEQELRALASALGTPAAQFAKRLEKYRNKGFMYLQRHMTPEQAQKVLALDLAGVYSKKEYRRFYPAGEVTAQLLGFTNIDDRGQEGLELAYEQSLAGEPGKRQVVKDLKGRTVQDLAVKQEARPGRDMQLTIDMRLQYLAYRELKKAVADNGAAAGYMVILDTRSGDVLAMANQPSFNPNNRQGVKAAAMRNRALIDQFEPGSTVKPLTALAALESGRYQPHTPINTSPGYIRLPGKTLLDPVNYGLIDLTKVITKSSQVGITKVAMDLEPETLRELFYRMGLGEAVGTGFPGEAPGILPSRTRWHPIELANFAFGYGLTVNAVQLAQAYSVVANAGLKRPVSLIMEPGKQAAEAERVVEPKLAREVTAMLETVISSVGTGKRAAVEGYRVAGKTGTVHKVGSEGYADSRYRSVFAGFAPAENPRLAAVVVIEEPSTVKYSGGEVAAPVFGKVMTGAMRLLQVPPEEIAPAEQQLAKQLDERGTAS, encoded by the coding sequence ATGGGCGCAGTGAAAAAACAGCAACCACAGCCGGGTATTGCCCGCTGGCGCTTCGCGCTGGTGGCCGGCATGCTGTGCCTGCTCGCCGTGGCTCTGGTGGTGCACCTCGCTGGTCTGCAGGTGCTGCCGGAGCAGGATAAGGGTTACCGCTTCCTGCAGGATCAGGGGCGCGCCCGCACCATCCGCACCGAAGAAATTGCCGCCTATCGCGGCTCCATCGTCGACCGCAACGGTGAACTGCTGGCGGTCAGCACACCGGTTCAGACCATCTGGGCCAACCCGCAACTGCTGAAAGAAGCTTCCGAGCAGGAGCTGCGCGCACTGGCGTCCGCCTTGGGAACGCCCGCAGCGCAATTTGCCAAGCGTCTGGAAAAGTACCGCAACAAGGGGTTCATGTACCTGCAGCGCCATATGACGCCGGAGCAGGCGCAAAAGGTGCTGGCTCTGGATCTGGCCGGGGTATACAGCAAGAAGGAATACCGCCGTTTTTACCCCGCCGGTGAGGTCACCGCCCAGTTGCTGGGCTTTACTAATATTGACGATCGCGGTCAGGAAGGGCTTGAGCTCGCCTATGAGCAGTCCCTTGCCGGCGAGCCCGGCAAGCGCCAGGTAGTAAAGGATCTGAAAGGGCGTACGGTGCAGGATCTGGCGGTGAAGCAGGAGGCGCGTCCGGGGCGCGACATGCAGCTCACCATCGATATGCGCCTGCAATACCTCGCCTATCGGGAATTAAAGAAGGCAGTGGCGGACAACGGCGCCGCTGCTGGCTATATGGTCATTCTGGATACTCGCAGCGGCGATGTGTTGGCGATGGCCAATCAGCCCTCGTTCAACCCGAACAATCGCCAGGGCGTGAAGGCTGCGGCAATGCGCAATCGCGCGCTGATCGACCAGTTCGAACCGGGCTCCACGGTTAAACCGCTGACCGCACTGGCGGCACTGGAGAGTGGCCGCTACCAGCCGCATACACCGATCAACACCAGCCCGGGCTATATCCGCCTGCCGGGGAAAACCCTGCTGGACCCGGTGAACTACGGCCTGATCGACCTGACCAAGGTGATTACCAAGTCCAGTCAGGTGGGAATCACCAAGGTGGCGATGGATCTGGAGCCGGAAACCCTGCGTGAACTTTTTTACCGGATGGGGCTCGGAGAAGCGGTCGGCACCGGGTTCCCGGGGGAGGCTCCGGGGATACTACCCAGCCGCACACGCTGGCACCCCATTGAGCTGGCCAACTTTGCCTTCGGCTACGGTTTAACAGTGAACGCCGTGCAGTTGGCCCAGGCCTACAGTGTGGTCGCCAACGCCGGGCTCAAGCGCCCGGTTTCCCTCATTATGGAACCGGGTAAACAGGCGGCCGAGGCGGAGCGGGTTGTCGAGCCGAAACTGGCGCGGGAAGTAACCGCGATGCTGGAAACAGTGATCAGCTCCGTCGGCACCGGCAAGCGCGCCGCGGTGGAGGGATACCGTGTGGCCGGCAAGACCGGCACTGTGCACAAGGTGGGCAGTGAAGGCTATGCCGATAGTCGCTATCGCTCGGTATTTGCCGGTTTTGCGCCTGCAGAGAACCCGCGGCTTGCGGCTGTGGTCGTAATCGAAGAGCCCAGCACGGTCAAATACTCCGGTGGCGAAGTCGCCGCACCGGTATTTGGAAAAGTCATGACCGGCGCCATGCGACTTTTGCAGGTGCCGCCGGAAGAAATTGCGCCCGCTGAGCAACAGCTGGCGAAGCAGCTCGACGAGAGAGGTACAGCGTCGTGA
- the ftsL gene encoding cell division protein FtsL: MSGNRLLLVCLWGLVMMSALGVVHTTQQSRALTAQLGQAQRHRDELRYEQERLLLERGAWSAYSRIEQVAREELDMRAPTPAERVLVPSGR, from the coding sequence GTGAGCGGAAACAGATTATTGCTGGTGTGCCTGTGGGGGTTGGTGATGATGTCGGCCCTCGGGGTAGTGCACACCACCCAGCAGAGCCGGGCGTTAACCGCGCAGCTGGGGCAGGCGCAGCGTCATCGCGATGAGCTGCGCTACGAGCAGGAGCGACTGCTGCTGGAGCGCGGGGCCTGGTCGGCCTACAGCCGTATCGAGCAGGTGGCCCGGGAGGAGCTGGATATGCGTGCTCCGACACCGGCGGAGCGGGTGCTGGTGCCCTCCGGGCGTTGA
- the rsmH gene encoding 16S rRNA (cytosine(1402)-N(4))-methyltransferase RsmH, translating into MSQELHRSVLLREAVDALVVDPDGFYIDGTFGRGGHSALVLERLGEAGRLLAVDKDPQAIEFAHSRFGGEPRFEIWHGSFADMDQAAAGMAGQVTGILLDLGVSSPQLDQPERGFSFMQDGPLDMRMDTSRGISAADWVNSESEAELARVFKEYGEERFARRMAAAIVRRRVERPFERTLDLAEVVKAANPAWEKGKHPSTRVFQAIRIHVNGELDDLQQALEKSLALLKPGGRLVVISFHSLEDRMVKRFIREQEKGPQLPRGLPVMDSQIHKTLRSVGKAVKAEAQEVGENVRSRSAVMRIAERLG; encoded by the coding sequence GTGTCCCAGGAACTGCATCGCAGTGTGTTGTTGCGCGAGGCTGTGGACGCCCTGGTGGTGGACCCGGACGGCTTTTATATCGATGGGACTTTCGGTCGCGGTGGTCACAGTGCGCTGGTGCTGGAGCGGCTCGGCGAAGCCGGTCGGCTGCTGGCGGTGGACAAGGACCCACAAGCCATCGAATTTGCCCACAGCCGCTTTGGCGGCGAGCCGCGCTTCGAGATCTGGCACGGGTCTTTCGCGGATATGGATCAGGCCGCCGCAGGCATGGCTGGTCAGGTAACCGGAATCCTTCTGGACCTGGGAGTGTCCTCGCCGCAGCTGGACCAGCCCGAACGCGGCTTCAGCTTTATGCAGGACGGCCCGCTGGATATGCGCATGGACACCAGTCGCGGTATCAGTGCGGCCGACTGGGTCAACAGTGAATCCGAGGCCGAGCTGGCGCGGGTCTTCAAGGAGTACGGCGAAGAGCGTTTTGCGCGCCGCATGGCTGCCGCCATCGTGCGCCGCCGGGTGGAGAGGCCATTTGAGCGCACCCTGGATCTGGCGGAAGTGGTCAAGGCGGCCAATCCCGCCTGGGAGAAGGGCAAGCACCCGTCCACTCGTGTGTTCCAGGCGATCCGTATTCATGTGAACGGCGAGCTGGACGATCTGCAGCAGGCGCTGGAAAAGTCGCTGGCACTGCTGAAGCCGGGTGGTCGCCTGGTGGTGATCAGCTTCCACTCACTGGAAGACCGCATGGTAAAGCGGTTTATTCGCGAACAGGAGAAGGGGCCACAGCTGCCTCGCGGGCTGCCGGTGATGGACAGCCAGATTCACAAGACCCTGCGTTCCGTGGGCAAGGCGGTCAAGGCCGAGGCGCAGGAAGTAGGTGAAAACGTGCGCTCACGCAGCGCGGTAATGCGCATTGCCGAGCGCCTGGGATAG
- the mraZ gene encoding division/cell wall cluster transcriptional repressor MraZ yields the protein MYLGSHAINMDAKGRLAIPARVRDSLLEDCGGRLVVTAHTEERCLLVYPEPQWREILPKIEALSSFNKVARRAQRLLIGYACELQVDANGRVLIPPTLREYAGLEKKLMLVGQGKKLELWSEDRWMSWLDDSEGDGDMPEEMASLSL from the coding sequence ATGTATCTGGGAAGTCACGCAATCAACATGGACGCCAAAGGGCGTCTGGCAATTCCGGCGCGAGTTAGGGACTCGCTGCTGGAAGATTGTGGTGGACGCCTGGTCGTTACTGCGCATACGGAAGAGCGCTGCCTGCTCGTCTATCCTGAACCACAGTGGCGCGAAATTTTGCCTAAGATTGAGGCGCTGTCCAGTTTCAACAAGGTGGCGCGTCGCGCTCAGCGGCTGCTGATCGGCTACGCCTGTGAATTGCAGGTGGATGCCAACGGCCGCGTGCTGATTCCGCCGACCCTGCGCGAGTACGCGGGGCTGGAGAAGAAGCTGATGCTGGTGGGGCAGGGCAAGAAGCTGGAACTCTGGAGTGAGGATCGCTGGATGTCGTGGCTCGACGACAGCGAGGGGGACGGCGACATGCCGGAGGAAATGGCCTCCCTTTCCCTGTAA
- a CDS encoding phosphoadenosine phosphosulfate reductase domain-containing protein — MGFSAGLSTQTSPSRTFHHGADLDALNQRFKSSKPSEIMAFTIAEAENPVVFTNFRPLAIAFLHLVTRAKPDIPVIWVDHGYNTPETYRHIEKVIKLLNLNLHTFSPKMSAAHYNAVYGGIPPLDTPEHDFFSRTVKLEPFNRAMQELKPDVWLNGIRHDQNAHRQGLDIFTKGNHGTIRVAPMFHLKEIDVEEYVYDNDLPDNDVYFDPTKGEEHRECGLLLQK, encoded by the coding sequence ATGGGCTTTTCAGCAGGACTGAGCACACAGACATCCCCCTCCCGCACCTTTCATCACGGTGCGGATCTGGACGCGCTCAACCAGCGTTTCAAATCCAGCAAGCCCAGCGAAATCATGGCATTCACCATCGCCGAGGCGGAAAACCCGGTGGTATTCACCAACTTCCGCCCGCTGGCCATTGCCTTCCTGCATCTGGTCACGCGCGCCAAACCGGACATCCCGGTGATCTGGGTGGACCACGGCTACAACACCCCGGAAACCTACCGTCACATCGAGAAGGTCATCAAGCTGCTGAATCTGAACCTGCACACCTTTTCGCCAAAAATGTCGGCCGCTCACTACAACGCGGTTTACGGCGGCATCCCTCCGCTGGATACCCCGGAACACGACTTCTTTTCGCGCACCGTCAAACTGGAACCCTTCAACCGCGCCATGCAGGAGCTGAAGCCCGATGTGTGGCTGAACGGCATCCGCCACGACCAGAATGCCCATCGCCAGGGACTGGATATTTTCACCAAAGGCAACCACGGCACCATCCGCGTAGCACCGATGTTTCACCTCAAGGAAATTGACGTCGAAGAGTATGTGTACGACAACGACCTGCCGGACAACGACGTGTACTTTGATCCAACCAAAGGGGAAGAGCACAGAGAATGCGGGCTACTGCTGCAGAAATAA
- the rsmI gene encoding 16S rRNA (cytidine(1402)-2'-O)-methyltransferase, with protein MGLDKAVLYIVATPIGNLADMVPRAVEVLQSADLVAAEDTRHSQRLFSHFSIDSPLVAYHDHSDDQRTEKILERLQQGQTVALISDAGTPLISDPGYRLVREARERGFAVVPIPGPCAFVAALSAAGLPSDRFTFEGFLPAKSLAREKALQALVGETRTMVFYEAPHRVLDTLEAMRQSFGDTREAVIARELTKAFETIHLLPLAELVEWVRADSNQQRGEIVLLVRGADEARASELDAESERVMNLLLAELPPKRAAAVAAEITGVNKKLLYNWSLEQK; from the coding sequence ATGGGGCTGGATAAAGCGGTGCTTTATATCGTCGCGACGCCCATTGGCAATTTGGCGGATATGGTACCGCGAGCCGTCGAAGTTCTACAATCCGCGGATCTGGTGGCTGCGGAGGACACTCGTCACAGTCAGAGACTTTTTTCGCACTTTTCCATCGATTCACCGCTGGTGGCCTACCACGACCATTCGGACGACCAGCGCACCGAGAAGATTCTCGAGCGCTTACAGCAGGGACAGACCGTGGCACTTATCTCCGATGCGGGTACCCCGTTGATTTCCGATCCCGGCTACCGGCTGGTGCGGGAAGCTCGCGAGCGCGGCTTTGCGGTGGTACCTATTCCCGGCCCCTGTGCATTTGTCGCGGCGCTGTCCGCCGCCGGTCTGCCCAGCGACCGCTTTACCTTCGAGGGTTTTCTGCCCGCCAAATCGCTGGCTCGGGAGAAAGCCCTGCAGGCGCTGGTGGGGGAAACCCGCACCATGGTGTTTTACGAGGCGCCGCACCGGGTGCTGGACACCCTGGAGGCCATGCGCCAGAGCTTTGGTGATACCCGCGAAGCGGTGATCGCCCGCGAACTCACCAAGGCATTCGAAACCATCCATCTGCTGCCGCTGGCGGAGCTGGTGGAGTGGGTGCGCGCCGACAGCAACCAGCAGCGGGGTGAGATAGTGCTGTTGGTGCGGGGGGCGGACGAGGCCAGGGCCTCCGAGCTGGACGCGGAGTCGGAGCGGGTGATGAATCTGTTGTTGGCCGAGCTGCCGCCCAAGCGCGCGGCGGCGGTAGCGGCGGAGATCACCGGGGTGAACAAAAAGCTGCTGTACAACTGGTCGCTGGAGCAGAAGTAG